In Salarias fasciatus chromosome 20, fSalaFa1.1, whole genome shotgun sequence, a single window of DNA contains:
- the LOC115408156 gene encoding uncharacterized protein LOC115408156 isoform X3, translated as MTLALVHPLALVHLLARSGPPARSLALVHPLARSGPPARSGPPARSGPPARSLWSTRSLWSTCSLALVHPLARSGPPARSLWSTRSLALVHPLARSGPPARSLWSTCSLALVHPLARSGPPARSLWSTRSLALVHLLARSGPPARSELPAHPGALARSLWSTHSLRAALSLWSTRSLWSTHSLRATRSLRAALSLWSTLSLTLVHPLTLVDSLPLVDSLPPSHLIALVDPLTLVDPLPLVDSLPLVDSLPPSHLIAPGRPARFSRPARSGRPARSGRPARSGRPARSGRPARSGRPAPSQLLALALFGLC; from the exons ATGACGCTCGCTCTGGTCCACCCGCTCGCTCTGGTCCACCTGCTCGCTCGCTCTGGTCCAcctgctcgctcgctcgctctggtccacccgctcgctcgctctggtCCACCCGCTCGCTCTGGTCCACCCGCTCGCTCTGGTCCACCTGCTCGCTCGCTCTGGTCCACCCGCTCGCTCTGGTCCACCTGCTCGCTCGCTCTGGTCCacccgctcgctcgctctggtccacccgctcgctcgctctggtCCACCCGCTCGCTTGCTCTGGTCCacccgctcgctcgctctggtccacccgctcgctcgctctggtCCACCTGCTCGCTCGCTCTGGTCCacccgctcgctcgctctggtccacccgctcgctcgctctggtccacccgctcgctcgctctggtCCACCTGCTCGCTCGCTCTGGTCCACCCGCTCGCTCCGAGCTGCCCGCTCACCCTGGCGCACTGGCCCGTTCGCTCTGGTCAACCCACTCCCTCCGAGCCGCTCTCTCGCTCTGGTCCACCCGCTCACTCTGGTCGACTCACTCCCTCCGAGCCACCCGCTCGCTCCGAGCCGCCCTCTCGCTCTGGTCGACCCTCT CGCTCACTCTGGTCCACCCGCTCACTCTGGTCGACTCACTCCCTCTGGTCGACTCACTCCCTCCGAGCCACCTGATCGCTCTGGTCGACCCGCTCACTCTGGTCGACCCGCTCCCTCTGGTCGACTCACTCCCTCTGGTCGACTCACTCCCTCCGAGCCACCTGATCGCTCCCGGTCGCCCCGCTCGCTTCAGCCGACCCGCTCGCTCCGGCCGACCCGCTCGCTCCGGCCGACCCGCTCGCTCCGGCCGACCCGCTCGCTCCGGCCGACCCGCTCGCTCCGGCCGACCCGCTCCGAGCCAGCTGCTCGCTCTCGCTCTTTTCGGTCTATGCTGA
- the LOC115408156 gene encoding uncharacterized protein LOC115408156 isoform X1 has protein sequence MTLALVHPLALVHLLARSGPPARSLALVHPLARSGPPARSGPPARSGPPARSLWSTRSLWSTCSLALVHPLARSGPPARSLWSTRSLALVHPLARSGPPARSLWSTCSLALVHPLARSGPPARSLWSTRSLALVHLLARSGPPARSELPAHPGALARSLWSTHSLRAALSLWSTRSLWSTHSLRATRSLRSTRSPWRAGLLAPVHPLTLVHPLTLVDSLPLVDSLPPSHLIALVDPLTLVDPLPLVDSLPLVDSLPPSHLIAPGRPARFSRPARSGRPARSGRPARSGRPARSGRPARSGRPAPSQLLALALFGLC, from the exons ATGACGCTCGCTCTGGTCCACCCGCTCGCTCTGGTCCACCTGCTCGCTCGCTCTGGTCCAcctgctcgctcgctcgctctggtccacccgctcgctcgctctggtCCACCCGCTCGCTCTGGTCCACCCGCTCGCTCTGGTCCACCTGCTCGCTCGCTCTGGTCCACCCGCTCGCTCTGGTCCACCTGCTCGCTCGCTCTGGTCCacccgctcgctcgctctggtccacccgctcgctcgctctggtCCACCCGCTCGCTTGCTCTGGTCCacccgctcgctcgctctggtccacccgctcgctcgctctggtCCACCTGCTCGCTCGCTCTGGTCCacccgctcgctcgctctggtccacccgctcgctcgctctggtccacccgctcgctcgctctggtCCACCTGCTCGCTCGCTCTGGTCCACCCGCTCGCTCCGAGCTGCCCGCTCACCCTGGCGCACTGGCCCGTTCGCTCTGGTCAACCCACTCCCTCCGAGCCGCTCTCTCGCTCTGGTCCACCCGCTCACTCTGGTCGACTCACTCCCTCCGAGCCACCCGCTCGCTCCGA TCGACCCGCTCGCCCTGGCGCGCTGGCCTGCTCGCTCCGGTCCACCCGCTCACTCTGGTCCACCCGCTCACTCTGGTCGACTCACTCCCTCTGGTCGACTCACTCCCTCCGAGCCACCTGATCGCTCTGGTCGACCCGCTCACTCTGGTCGACCCGCTCCCTCTGGTCGACTCACTCCCTCTGGTCGACTCACTCCCTCCGAGCCACCTGATCGCTCCCGGTCGCCCCGCTCGCTTCAGCCGACCCGCTCGCTCCGGCCGACCCGCTCGCTCCGGCCGACCCGCTCGCTCCGGCCGACCCGCTCGCTCCGGCCGACCCGCTCGCTCCGGCCGACCCGCTCCGAGCCAGCTGCTCGCTCTCGCTCTTTTCGGTCTATGCTGA
- the LOC115408156 gene encoding uncharacterized protein LOC115408156 isoform X4, with amino-acid sequence MALMLLLHDARSGPPARSGPPARSLPPARSLWSTRSLWSTCSLALVHPLARSGPPARSLWSTRSLALVHPLARSGPPARSLWSTCSLALVHPLARSGPPARSLWSTRSLALVHLLARSGPPARSELPAHPGALARSLWSTHSLRAALSLWSTRSLWSTHSLRATRSLRAALSLWSTLLLQSTRSPWRAGLLAPVHPLTLVHPLTLVDSLPLVDSLPPSHLIALVDPLTLVDPLPLVDSLPLVDSLPPSHLIAPGRPARFSRPARSGRPARSGRPARSGRPARSGRPARSGRPAPSQLLALALFGLC; translated from the exons atGGCTCTGATGCTCCTGCTGCATGACGCTCGCTCTGGTCCACCCGCTCGCTCTGGTCCACCTGCTCGCTCGCTC CCACCTGCTCGCTCGCTCTGGTCCACCCGCTCGCTCTGGTCCACCTGCTCGCTCGCTCTGGTCCacccgctcgctcgctctggtccacccgctcgctcgctctggtCCACCCGCTCGCTTGCTCTGGTCCacccgctcgctcgctctggtccacccgctcgctcgctctggtCCACCTGCTCGCTCGCTCTGGTCCacccgctcgctcgctctggtccacccgctcgctcgctctggtccacccgctcgctcgctctggtCCACCTGCTCGCTCGCTCTGGTCCACCCGCTCGCTCCGAGCTGCCCGCTCACCCTGGCGCACTGGCCCGTTCGCTCTGGTCAACCCACTCCCTCCGAGCCGCTCTCTCGCTCTGGTCCACCCGCTCACTCTGGTCGACTCACTCCCTCCGAGCCACCCGCTCGCTCCGAGCCGCCCTCTCGCTCTGGTCGACCCTCTTGCTCCAGTCGACCCGCTCGCCCTGGCGCGCTGGCCTGCTCGCTCCGGTCCACCCGCTCACTCTGGTCCACCCGCTCACTCTGGTCGACTCACTCCCTCTGGTCGACTCACTCCCTCCGAGCCACCTGATCGCTCTGGTCGACCCGCTCACTCTGGTCGACCCGCTCCCTCTGGTCGACTCACTCCCTCTGGTCGACTCACTCCCTCCGAGCCACCTGATCGCTCCCGGTCGCCCCGCTCGCTTCAGCCGACCCGCTCGCTCCGGCCGACCCGCTCGCTCCGGCCGACCCGCTCGCTCCGGCCGACCCGCTCGCTCCGGCCGACCCGCTCGCTCCGGCCGACCCGCTCCGAGCCAGCTGCTCGCTCTCGCTCTTTTCGGTCTATGCTGA
- the LOC115408156 gene encoding uncharacterized protein LOC115408156 isoform X2 gives MTLALVHPLALVHLLARSGPPARSLALVHPLARSGPPARSGPPARSGPLALVHPLARSGPPARSLWSTRSLALVHPLARSGPPARSLWSTCSLALVHPLARSGPPARSLWSTRSLALVHLLARSGPPARSELPAHPGALARSLWSTHSLRAALSLWSTRSLWSTHSLRATRSLRAALSLWSTLLLQSTRSPWRAGLLAPVHPLTLVHPLTLVDSLPLVDSLPPSHLIALVDPLTLVDPLPLVDSLPLVDSLPPSHLIAPGRPARFSRPARSGRPARSGRPARSGRPARSGRPARSGRPAPSQLLALALFGLC, from the exons ATGACGCTCGCTCTGGTCCACCCGCTCGCTCTGGTCCACCTGCTCGCTCGCTCTGGTCCAcctgctcgctcgctcgctctggtccacccgctcgctcgctctggtCCACCCGCTCGCTCTGGTCCACCCGCTCGCTCTGGTC CGCTCGCTCTGGTCCacccgctcgctcgctctggtccacccgctcgctcgctctggtCCACCCGCTCGCTTGCTCTGGTCCacccgctcgctcgctctggtccacccgctcgctcgctctggtCCACCTGCTCGCTCGCTCTGGTCCacccgctcgctcgctctggtccacccgctcgctcgctctggtccacccgctcgctcgctctggtCCACCTGCTCGCTCGCTCTGGTCCACCCGCTCGCTCCGAGCTGCCCGCTCACCCTGGCGCACTGGCCCGTTCGCTCTGGTCAACCCACTCCCTCCGAGCCGCTCTCTCGCTCTGGTCCACCCGCTCACTCTGGTCGACTCACTCCCTCCGAGCCACCCGCTCGCTCCGAGCCGCCCTCTCGCTCTGGTCGACCCTCTTGCTCCAGTCGACCCGCTCGCCCTGGCGCGCTGGCCTGCTCGCTCCGGTCCACCCGCTCACTCTGGTCCACCCGCTCACTCTGGTCGACTCACTCCCTCTGGTCGACTCACTCCCTCCGAGCCACCTGATCGCTCTGGTCGACCCGCTCACTCTGGTCGACCCGCTCCCTCTGGTCGACTCACTCCCTCTGGTCGACTCACTCCCTCCGAGCCACCTGATCGCTCCCGGTCGCCCCGCTCGCTTCAGCCGACCCGCTCGCTCCGGCCGACCCGCTCGCTCCGGCCGACCCGCTCGCTCCGGCCGACCCGCTCGCTCCGGCCGACCCGCTCGCTCCGGCCGACCCGCTCCGAGCCAGCTGCTCGCTCTCGCTCTTTTCGGTCTATGCTGA
- the LOC115408155 gene encoding zinc finger protein PLAGL2-like, translating to MFHQQEHLKGQLQDGHPASRQVFHCQECGKQYNTQLGYRRHLVAAHGTAAGLPCSEGAPPLLEHLGGHIDRPPPPEGGTNVAVPVRERKYSCERCDRRFYTRKDVRRHAVVHTGRRDFLCPRCAQRFGRRDHLTRHLKKSHAQEAGLMPPCNPSTPVAAPNPAPPCPVKEEPSPVPADMSAVSKEPVETFSRDMYASYPMANPVPGMGHPHGLMQGSLSSSMAVGRHMSSQPSHAHHHHLQPGAGPQQQPYGNVSRYQHGSTSYPRADVDSFLLDLQSAPPPHLGAVNSSTSTSASPQREVLGEGLSAVGDPHLISRSPAVSSGEMSCTTNMDLGPLLSFLPFSLPPYSPHVGMGGLVMSYPPAATTTSSSPSPSAGLSTQAPGPFPFFQPAQAHAPQGPGAHNHSQLPQAYSGPAMSTSSSLPHYYQAFQQ from the coding sequence ATGTTCCACCAGCAGGAGCATCTGAAGGGCCAGCTGCAGGACGGCCATCCCGCCAGCAGGCAGGTCTTCCACTGCCAGGAGTGCGGGAAGCAGTACAACACACAGCTGGGCTACcggcgccacctggtggccgcCCACGGCACTGCCGCGGGCCTGCCCTGCTCCGAGGGAGCGCCCCCCCTTCTGGAGCACCTGGGCGGGCACATTGACAGACCCCCGCCGCCGGAGGGCGGCACCAACGTGGCCGTGCCGGTGAGAGAGAGGAAGTACTCCTGCGAGCGCTGCGACCGGCGCTTCTACACCCGGAAGGACGTGCGGCGCCATGCGGTGGTGCACACCGGGCGCCGGGACTTCCTGTGCCCCCGCTGCGCCCAGCGCTTCGGCCGCAGGGACCACCTGACCCGCCACTTGAAGAAGAGCCACGCCCAGGAGGCGGGTCTGATGCCCCCCTGTAACCCCAGCACCCCCGTGGCCGCCCCGAACCCGGCGCCCCCGTGCCCGGTGAAGGAGGAGCCCAGCCCGGTCCCGGCCGACATGAGCGCCGTCTCCAAGGAGCCCGTGGAGACCTTCTCCAGGGACATGTACGCCTCGTACCCCATGGCGAACCCTGTCCCGGGGATGGGCCACCCCCACGGCCTCATGCAGGGCTCGCTGTCCTCCAGCATGGCGGTGGGCCGCCACATGTCCTCGCAGCCCTCGCacgcccaccaccaccacctgcagccgggggcggggccgcagcagcagccctaCGGCAACGTGTCCCGGTACCAGCACGGATCTACCTCATATCCCCGCGCCGACGTGGACAGCTTcctgctggacctgcagagCGCCCCGCCGCCGCACCTCGGCGCCGTCAACTCCTCTACCTCGACTTCCGCCTCTCCTCAGAGGGAAGTGTTGGGTGAAGGTCTGAGTGCTGTTGGGGACCCTCACCTGATCTCCAGGAGCCCCGCCGTCTCCTCTGGCGAGATGTCCTGCACCACTAACATGGACCTgggccccctgctgagcttcctgccCTTCAGCCTGCCCCCGTACAGCCCCCACGTGGGGATGGGCGGGTTGGTGATGAGCTACCCCCCGgctgccaccaccaccagctcctccccctccccctccgccggGCTGTCCACCCAGGCTCCGGGGCCCTTCCCCTTCTTCCAGCCCGCCCAGGCCCACGCACCGCAGGGCCCCGGGGCCCACAACCACAGCCAGCTACCTCAGGCGTACAGCGGCCCGGCGATGAGCACTTCCAGCTCGCTACCTCACTACTACCAGGCCTTTCAGCAGTAA